The proteins below are encoded in one region of Rana temporaria chromosome 2, aRanTem1.1, whole genome shotgun sequence:
- the LOC120928055 gene encoding cystatin-A-like, with the protein MSEEKAVLGGMGEPREPTEEDQSILDKVKEQYEKKSGTNPGKFKAILVSTQVVAGTNYFFKVDTGEDTYIHARVFVPLPGSDEGPTLESFQADKTKDDKLELFKAKDEGQVVVTCSKNASAPPSLNSKDQEQGVKEPEKA; encoded by the exons ATGAGTGAAGAGAAGGCAGTACTTGGAGGAATGGGTGAGCCCAGGGAACCTACTGAAGAGGATCAATCCATCCTGGACAAG gtgaaggaACAGTATGAGAAGAAGTCAGGAACAAACCCTGGGAAATTTAAGGCGATCCTCGTCAGTACTCAGGTTGTTGCCGGGACAAATTACTTTTTCAAG GTGGACACCGGAGAGGACACTTATATCCACGCTCGAGTCTTCGTACCTCTGCCTGGTTCAGATGAGGGACCCACTTTGGAGTCTTTCCAGGCGGATAAGACCAAGGATGATAAGCTGGAGCTTTTTAAAGCTAAAGATGAGGGTCAAGtagtggtcacatgttcaaaaaacgCCTCAGCCCCTCCTTCTTTAAACTCAAAGGACCAGGAACAAGGGGTTAAAGAACCTGAAAAGGCATGA